The Catenuloplanes niger genome includes a window with the following:
- a CDS encoding penicillin-insensitive murein endopeptidase, whose amino-acid sequence MQFRISARSVRRRLVAASVAFTVALGGVVLATPAQRADAFPGAFFHTQRQGNRGVDTQAVQYLLTARGHATDTDGVFGSGTVSSVRAFQSARGLAVDGVVGPQTWGALVVTVRQGDDGPAVRAVQALLNKKRRLSLTVDGVFGSGTHAAVVAFQNHAGITADGIVGPATWQNLVWHYAYPSLADMCDKDPDGNGAANWGTGAAIGSLEAAAASFASTGNGQLPLGDVSFEHGGDIPGHSTHEGGLDVDVWPVRTDSAQCTAGRITWQSSTYDRAATRLLVQRIRATGRIESIYFNDPTLIGEGLTVDYPNHDNHLHINYL is encoded by the coding sequence GTGCAGTTCCGGATATCGGCACGCTCCGTGCGGCGCCGGCTCGTCGCGGCGTCCGTCGCGTTCACCGTCGCGCTCGGCGGCGTCGTGCTCGCCACCCCCGCGCAGCGGGCCGACGCGTTCCCCGGCGCGTTCTTCCACACCCAGCGGCAGGGCAACCGCGGCGTCGACACCCAGGCCGTGCAGTACCTGTTGACGGCGCGCGGGCACGCGACCGACACCGACGGCGTCTTCGGCTCCGGCACCGTGTCGTCCGTGCGCGCGTTCCAGAGCGCGCGCGGGCTGGCCGTCGACGGCGTCGTCGGCCCGCAGACCTGGGGCGCGCTGGTCGTCACCGTCCGCCAGGGCGACGACGGCCCGGCCGTCCGCGCGGTGCAGGCGCTGCTGAACAAGAAGCGCCGGCTGTCGCTCACGGTCGACGGCGTCTTCGGTTCCGGCACCCACGCGGCCGTGGTGGCGTTCCAGAACCACGCCGGCATCACCGCCGACGGCATCGTCGGGCCGGCCACCTGGCAGAACCTGGTCTGGCACTACGCCTATCCGTCGCTGGCCGACATGTGCGACAAGGACCCGGACGGCAACGGCGCCGCGAACTGGGGCACCGGCGCCGCGATCGGCTCGCTGGAGGCGGCCGCCGCGTCGTTCGCGAGCACCGGCAACGGGCAACTGCCGCTGGGCGACGTCAGCTTCGAGCACGGCGGCGACATCCCCGGCCACAGCACCCACGAGGGCGGGCTGGACGTCGACGTGTGGCCGGTCCGCACCGACTCGGCACAGTGCACGGCCGGGCGGATCACCTGGCAGTCGTCCACCTACGACCGGGCGGCCACCCGCCTGCTGGTGCAGCGGATCCGGGCCACCGGGCGGATCGAGAGCATCTACTTCAACGACCCCACGCTGATCGGTGAGGGCCTGACCGTCGACTACCCGAACCACGACAACCACCTGCACATCAACTACCTCTGA
- a CDS encoding ABC transporter ATP-binding protein: MTTDIAVRAAGLTKFYGGNRGIEDLDLEVRAGEVMGFLGPNGAGKTTTIRLLLDFLRPTRGHATVLGLDPRRDRAALYRRVGYLPGELAFPGRGRADELLRFFAGARGGVAWSRVTELADRLELDVSRPVHAMSKGNKQKVGLVQAFMHRPALLVLDEPTSGLDPLMQQEFLAMVRDARTDGQTVLMSSHVLAEVQHVADRVAIVRDGRLAAVERVESLGRRAVRTVEIHFADPVDAAEFRGLPGVTGVTVSGPVLTCTVDGRLDPLIKAAARHDVVDLLSAEPDLEETFLSFYYHSEGAGDAARTGA; this comes from the coding sequence ATGACGACCGACATCGCGGTCCGCGCGGCGGGACTGACCAAGTTCTACGGCGGCAACCGTGGCATCGAGGACCTCGACCTGGAGGTCCGGGCCGGGGAGGTGATGGGCTTCCTCGGGCCGAACGGTGCCGGGAAGACCACCACCATCCGGCTGCTGCTGGACTTCCTGCGCCCGACCCGGGGGCACGCCACCGTGCTCGGGCTCGACCCGCGGCGGGACCGGGCCGCACTGTACCGCCGCGTCGGCTATCTCCCCGGCGAGCTGGCGTTCCCCGGGCGTGGGCGGGCCGATGAACTGCTCCGGTTCTTCGCCGGCGCCCGCGGCGGCGTCGCCTGGTCGCGGGTGACCGAGCTGGCCGACCGGCTGGAGCTGGACGTGTCCCGCCCGGTGCACGCGATGAGCAAGGGCAACAAGCAGAAGGTCGGCCTGGTGCAGGCGTTCATGCACCGGCCCGCGCTGCTCGTCCTCGACGAACCGACCAGCGGGCTCGACCCGCTGATGCAGCAGGAGTTCCTGGCGATGGTGCGCGACGCGCGCACCGACGGCCAGACCGTGCTGATGTCCTCGCACGTGCTCGCCGAGGTGCAGCACGTGGCGGACCGGGTCGCGATCGTGCGCGACGGGCGGCTCGCCGCGGTCGAGCGGGTCGAGTCGCTGGGGCGGCGCGCGGTCCGCACCGTGGAGATCCACTTTGCGGACCCGGTCGACGCGGCCGAGTTCCGCGGGCTGCCCGGCGTCACCGGCGTGACGGTGTCCGGCCCGGTCCTGACCTGCACGGTCGACGGCCGGCTCGACCCGCTGATCAAGGCCGCGGCCCGGCACGACGTCGTCGACCTGCTGTCGGCGGAGCCGGACCTCGAGGAGACGTTCCTGTCGTTCTACTACCACTCCGAAGGAGCCGGCGATGCTGCCCGCACTGGTGCGTAA
- a CDS encoding ABC transporter permease subunit encodes MLPALVRKTWRDDRRALFGWAAGVTVFTAVYSGFYASFQGTAEFKQEALPREVLEFLGVADLLSPAGYLQASVFSLLGPLLVIMCAVTLTVRTIAGPEEDGGMELLLANPVSRVAFAGQRLAASGAAATLVAALPGLVLLVVVPVIGMDIPLSHVAAAGAGLVALVWCFTGIAFLAGAVTGRRGPVLAVTGAIAVATYMAHALSGVVDGIGWMRWLSPFHYFIGTDPLHTGWHPVELLVLVAAGALTAAAGVLLFDRRDVGV; translated from the coding sequence ATGCTGCCCGCACTGGTGCGTAAGACCTGGCGGGACGACCGCCGCGCGCTGTTCGGCTGGGCCGCGGGCGTGACCGTGTTCACCGCGGTCTACTCCGGCTTCTACGCCAGCTTCCAGGGCACGGCCGAGTTCAAGCAGGAGGCGCTGCCCCGGGAGGTGCTCGAGTTCCTCGGCGTCGCCGACCTGCTCTCCCCGGCCGGATACCTGCAGGCCAGCGTGTTCAGCCTGCTCGGGCCGCTGCTGGTGATCATGTGCGCGGTCACGCTGACCGTGCGGACGATCGCCGGCCCGGAGGAGGACGGCGGCATGGAACTGCTGCTGGCCAACCCGGTCTCCCGGGTCGCGTTCGCCGGTCAGCGGCTGGCCGCGTCCGGTGCCGCCGCCACGCTGGTCGCGGCGCTGCCCGGACTGGTGCTGCTGGTCGTGGTGCCGGTGATCGGCATGGACATCCCGCTGTCCCACGTGGCCGCGGCCGGTGCCGGGCTGGTCGCGCTGGTGTGGTGCTTCACCGGGATCGCGTTCCTGGCCGGCGCGGTCACCGGCCGGCGCGGTCCGGTCCTGGCGGTCACCGGCGCGATCGCGGTCGCGACCTACATGGCGCACGCGCTGAGCGGCGTGGTCGACGGCATCGGCTGGATGCGGTGGCTGTCACCGTTCCACTACTTCATCGGCACCGACCCGCTGCACACCGGCTGGCACCCGGTCGAGCTGCTCGTGCTCGTCGCGGCCGGCGCGCTCACGGCCGCGGCCGGGGTGCTGCTGTTCGACCGCCGTGACGTCGGTGTCTGA
- a CDS encoding PucR family transcriptional regulator, with protein sequence MSDAGDRRTRARRPAPGPEHTDAAAADAAAGQGARPVAAAAGRASSGSPAAESRRDGHPVPAERAAAEGADWPAEGADWPAESTDWLGEGCAGLLAMPAGAERDRRAALLGADAADAGLRLPRLVDGVLRAATAHWQATAGPIVTGAVPAAGEHARAVTLLDTMRVLVAAILDGYADRTRAELHRYDQDRTAFVNDLLTGRADPGGLAERAGRYGIRLSATHVVLIARSPGLGTDVAHRIDAALADRFGEGNTLTTLRDGDLVCISAGGLRGIAAELAHQLLGALGAGRWQIAVGRAHPGLTGLARSLDEARGTLDHAAALGFTAPVLHAADLLVFPVLLRDRDAITDLVTTVLGPLESARGGARPYLDTLTVLFDNQGNHAATARQMHLSVRAVTYRLDRIQAITGYHPGEPTQRFTLHAAVLGARLLGWPAPPPG encoded by the coding sequence GTGTCTGACGCCGGCGACCGGCGCACTCGTGCGCGGCGGCCCGCCCCCGGGCCGGAGCACACCGATGCGGCCGCCGCCGATGCGGCCGCCGGGCAGGGCGCTCGGCCCGTCGCCGCTGCGGCGGGGCGGGCGAGTTCCGGATCGCCGGCCGCCGAGTCGCGCCGCGATGGACACCCGGTTCCGGCGGAGCGGGCCGCGGCCGAGGGCGCGGACTGGCCGGCCGAGGGCGCGGACTGGCCGGCCGAGAGCACGGACTGGCTGGGCGAGGGCTGCGCGGGCCTGCTGGCGATGCCGGCCGGCGCGGAACGCGACCGCCGTGCCGCACTGCTCGGCGCGGACGCCGCCGACGCCGGGCTGCGGTTGCCGCGGCTCGTCGACGGCGTGCTCCGCGCCGCCACCGCACACTGGCAGGCGACCGCCGGCCCGATCGTCACCGGTGCCGTCCCGGCCGCCGGTGAGCACGCGCGTGCCGTCACGCTGCTGGACACGATGCGGGTGCTGGTCGCCGCGATCCTCGACGGATACGCGGACCGGACCCGTGCCGAACTCCACCGGTACGACCAGGACCGCACCGCGTTCGTCAACGACCTGCTCACCGGCCGCGCCGACCCGGGCGGGCTGGCCGAGCGGGCCGGCCGCTACGGCATCCGGCTGTCCGCGACGCACGTGGTGCTGATCGCCCGGTCGCCCGGCCTCGGCACGGACGTCGCGCACCGGATCGACGCCGCGCTCGCGGACCGGTTCGGCGAGGGCAACACGCTGACCACGCTGCGCGACGGCGACCTGGTCTGCATCAGCGCCGGCGGCCTGCGCGGCATCGCGGCCGAACTCGCCCACCAGCTGCTCGGCGCGCTCGGTGCCGGCCGCTGGCAGATCGCGGTCGGCCGCGCGCATCCCGGCCTGACCGGGCTGGCCCGGTCGCTCGACGAGGCCCGCGGCACGCTCGACCACGCGGCCGCGCTCGGCTTCACCGCGCCGGTGCTGCACGCCGCCGACCTGCTCGTGTTCCCGGTGCTGCTGCGCGACCGGGACGCGATCACCGACCTGGTCACCACGGTCCTCGGCCCGCTGGAGAGCGCGCGTGGCGGTGCCCGGCCGTACCTGGACACGCTCACCGTGCTCTTCGACAACCAGGGCAACCACGCGGCGACCGCCCGGCAGATGCACCTGTCCGTGCGCGCGGTCACCTACCGCCTGGATCGCATCCAGGCCATCACCGGCTACCACCCGGGCGAGCCCACCCAGCGCTTCACGTTGCATGCGGCCGTGCTCGGCGCCCGCCTGCTCGGCTGGCCGGCGCCCCCGCCGGGCTGA
- a CDS encoding potassium transporter Kup: protein MGAKRDKLSVAGVVGALGVVFGDIGTSPIYTLQIIFNPADPHPVPLTEENLFGVVSTIFWSVMLIVTLTYVTLVMRIDNDGEGGIMALITLLRRGEAARGRRTAIALAVLGLFGAALFFGDSMITPAISVLSAVEGVKVVSPGLEELIIPITAVIIVVLFAVQRFGTNAVGRLFGPITITWFLAIGICGLGGVAQRPEILRALSPTYAIGFLAGHFHIAFFALAAIVLAVTGAEALYADMGHFGRRAIVYGWLGLVLPACTLSYLGQGALLLADPAAFTSPFFLLVPGWGRLPMVLLATAATVIAAQAVITGAYSVANQAGQLGYLPRLRVAHTSESTMGQIYVPWINWVLMVSVLTLVFAFRSSAALAYAFGMAVIATITITTLLFFYLAHTRWGVPAWLAAAGATLLVSVDLLFVGANLTKLVHGAWLPLIIGLIAFTVMTTWQRGRQIVTAERDRAEGPLREFVAELHERRPARVPGTAVFLNRGKQTAPLALRANVEHNRVLHEKVVILSIQTLPVPRVPDADRIETDDLGNGITHVNVRFGYLEKPHVPAVLRLLTADRIEADDASYFLSKIELVRGPAPTMAAWRKRLFIATAHITADAAEYFGLPRHRTVIMGSRIEV, encoded by the coding sequence ATGGGGGCGAAGCGCGACAAATTGAGCGTGGCCGGGGTGGTGGGGGCGCTCGGGGTGGTGTTCGGCGACATCGGGACGAGCCCGATCTACACGCTGCAGATCATCTTCAATCCGGCGGACCCGCATCCGGTGCCGCTGACCGAGGAGAACCTGTTCGGCGTGGTGTCGACGATCTTCTGGTCGGTGATGCTGATCGTCACGCTGACCTACGTCACGCTGGTGATGCGGATCGACAACGACGGCGAGGGCGGCATCATGGCCCTGATCACGCTGTTGCGGCGCGGGGAGGCGGCGCGCGGGCGGCGGACCGCGATCGCGCTGGCCGTGCTGGGGCTGTTCGGCGCCGCGCTGTTCTTCGGGGACAGCATGATCACGCCGGCCATCTCGGTGCTGTCCGCGGTCGAGGGGGTGAAGGTCGTCTCGCCCGGGCTGGAGGAGCTGATCATCCCGATCACCGCGGTGATCATCGTGGTGCTGTTCGCGGTCCAGCGGTTCGGCACGAACGCGGTCGGGCGGCTGTTCGGGCCGATCACCATCACCTGGTTCCTGGCGATCGGCATCTGCGGGCTCGGCGGCGTCGCGCAGCGGCCGGAGATCCTCCGGGCGCTCTCCCCCACGTACGCGATCGGGTTCCTGGCCGGGCATTTCCACATCGCGTTCTTCGCGCTGGCCGCGATCGTGCTCGCGGTCACCGGCGCGGAGGCGCTCTACGCGGACATGGGGCACTTCGGGCGGCGCGCGATCGTCTACGGCTGGCTCGGGCTGGTGCTGCCCGCGTGCACGCTCAGCTACCTCGGGCAGGGTGCGCTGCTGCTCGCCGACCCGGCCGCGTTCACCAGCCCGTTCTTCCTGCTCGTGCCGGGCTGGGGGCGGCTGCCGATGGTGCTGCTGGCGACCGCGGCCACGGTCATCGCGGCCCAGGCGGTGATCACCGGGGCGTACTCGGTGGCGAACCAGGCCGGGCAGCTCGGCTACCTGCCGCGCCTGCGGGTGGCGCACACGTCGGAGTCGACGATGGGCCAGATCTACGTACCGTGGATCAATTGGGTCCTGATGGTCTCGGTGCTGACGCTGGTGTTCGCGTTCCGCAGCTCGGCCGCGCTGGCGTACGCGTTCGGGATGGCCGTGATCGCTACGATCACCATCACCACGCTGCTGTTCTTCTACCTCGCGCACACCCGGTGGGGCGTGCCGGCCTGGCTCGCCGCGGCCGGCGCCACCCTGCTGGTCTCGGTCGACCTGCTGTTCGTCGGCGCGAACCTGACCAAGCTGGTGCACGGTGCGTGGCTGCCGCTGATCATCGGGCTGATCGCGTTCACGGTCATGACCACCTGGCAGCGCGGCCGGCAGATCGTCACCGCGGAACGCGACCGGGCCGAGGGACCGCTGCGCGAGTTCGTCGCGGAACTCCACGAGCGCCGGCCGGCCCGGGTGCCCGGCACCGCGGTGTTCCTCAACCGCGGCAAGCAGACCGCGCCGCTGGCGTTGCGCGCGAACGTGGAACACAACCGGGTGCTGCACGAGAAGGTGGTGATCCTGTCCATCCAGACGCTGCCGGTGCCGCGGGTGCCGGACGCCGACCGCATCGAGACCGACGACCTCGGCAACGGCATCACGCACGTGAACGTACGCTTCGGCTACCTCGAGAAGCCGCACGTGCCCGCGGTGCTGCGGCTGCTCACGGCGGACCGGATCGAGGCCGACGACGCGTCGTACTTCCTGTCGAAGATCGAGCTGGTCCGCGGTCCGGCGCCCACCATGGCCGCGTGGCGCAAACGGCTGTTCATCGCGACCGCCCACATCACCGCGGACGCGGCCGAGTACTTCGGCCTGCCCCGCCACCGTACGGTGATCATGGGTTCCCGGATCGAGGTCTGA
- a CDS encoding NADPH-dependent F420 reductase yields MTVTLTTIGILGAGQAGSTLARVAIAAGYDVVIANSRSPETLRALVDRLGPRARAASAADAAEAADFAVTAFPYRPGDRLPVEELAGKVVLDNNNYMPWRDGSYPEVDAGLKTIHELRQEQLPTSKVVKAFTHVQFHGRSPVRVPADLLPAVVRLARPAGAPDRTALVVSSDHPEAVRLVTRFYDDLGFDAVDNSPLSESWRSAPGTPMWNHHVDGQSREQLVQNLRRARRPVR; encoded by the coding sequence ATGACCGTCACATTGACGACCATCGGTATTCTCGGTGCCGGCCAGGCCGGAAGCACCCTGGCCCGCGTGGCGATCGCGGCCGGCTACGACGTCGTGATCGCCAACTCGCGGTCACCCGAGACCCTGCGGGCTCTGGTCGACCGGCTGGGACCGCGGGCACGCGCCGCCTCCGCCGCTGACGCCGCGGAGGCCGCCGACTTCGCGGTCACCGCGTTCCCGTACCGGCCCGGCGACAGGCTGCCGGTCGAGGAACTCGCGGGCAAGGTCGTGCTCGACAACAACAACTACATGCCCTGGCGGGACGGGAGCTATCCGGAGGTCGACGCCGGTCTCAAGACGATCCACGAGTTGCGTCAGGAGCAACTGCCCACCTCGAAGGTGGTGAAGGCGTTCACGCACGTCCAGTTCCACGGGCGCTCTCCCGTCCGCGTTCCCGCGGATCTGCTGCCCGCCGTGGTCCGGCTGGCCAGACCGGCCGGCGCGCCCGACCGGACGGCACTGGTCGTCTCCAGCGACCATCCGGAGGCCGTTCGGCTCGTGACCCGCTTCTACGACGACCTCGGGTTCGACGCGGTCGACAACAGCCCGCTGAGCGAGTCGTGGCGCAGCGCCCCCGGCACGCCGATGTGGAACCACCACGTCGACGGACAGAGCCGTGAGCAACTCGTCCAGAACCTTCGGCGCGCCCGGCGCCCCGTGCGATGA
- a CDS encoding siderophore-interacting protein: protein MTVTSRALSAEVVANRRLTPHLTRITVTGPDLHGFGYDGPDHLVRVFLAPAPDVPLTLPDSPDGWWPALKAMPEEVRPVVRNYTVRRFDADRRELDIDFVLHGDGGPASAWAHTAAPGDRIGVLSDGAEYAPPADTDWQLFVGDETALPAIAAAIESLPHDATGLALVECGGTPCEIPIAAPPGVTIHWLHRNGDEPGTSTVVIDTLRGLTLPAGRPYAFVAGESGMVTTVRRHLCTDLSVPKDRVYFCGYWRRTSA, encoded by the coding sequence ATGACCGTGACGAGCCGTGCGCTGTCCGCGGAGGTGGTCGCCAACCGCCGCCTGACCCCGCACCTGACCAGGATCACCGTCACCGGGCCGGACCTGCACGGCTTCGGCTACGACGGCCCCGACCACCTGGTCCGCGTCTTCCTGGCCCCGGCCCCGGACGTGCCGCTGACGCTGCCGGACTCGCCGGACGGCTGGTGGCCCGCGCTCAAGGCGATGCCCGAGGAGGTCCGCCCGGTGGTGCGCAACTACACGGTCCGCCGCTTCGACGCGGACCGCCGGGAACTCGACATCGACTTCGTGCTGCACGGCGACGGCGGCCCGGCCTCCGCCTGGGCGCACACGGCCGCGCCCGGCGACCGGATCGGCGTGCTCAGCGACGGCGCCGAGTACGCGCCGCCGGCGGACACCGACTGGCAGCTCTTCGTCGGCGACGAGACCGCGCTCCCCGCGATCGCGGCCGCCATCGAGTCCCTCCCCCACGACGCGACCGGCCTCGCGCTGGTCGAGTGCGGCGGCACGCCCTGCGAGATCCCGATCGCCGCCCCGCCCGGCGTGACGATCCACTGGCTGCACCGCAACGGCGACGAGCCCGGCACCAGCACCGTGGTCATCGACACGCTGCGCGGCCTGACGCTCCCGGCCGGCCGCCCGTACGCCTTCGTCGCCGGCGAGTCCGGCATGGTCACCACGGTCCGCCGCCACCTCTGCACCGACCTGTCCGTACCCAAGGACCGCGTCTACTTCTGCGGCTACTGGCGCCGCACCTCCGCCTGA
- a CDS encoding FecCD family ABC transporter permease, translated as MLALVSALSVAVGAKSIPPQVLADALLHYRPDDADHLVIHTLRLPRTAVGLLVGAALGVAGAVMQGLTRNALADPGLLGINAGAALLLVIGISVFGITGLTGYVWFGFAGAAITALIVYGIGALGRDRATPVKLALSGAAVSAALASVTTAIVLTDSDAFDRMRLWQVGSLAGRDAALAGQALPFLIVGAIVAIPCGRLLNALALGDDVARALGQRIGAARAIGALCVVVLCGTATALAGPVAFVGLTVPHVARMLTGPDYRWILPYSAVLAPTLLLAADVLGRVVARPGEIQVGIVTAVIGAPVFVALVRRRDLAEL; from the coding sequence TTGCTCGCGCTGGTCAGCGCGCTGAGCGTCGCGGTCGGCGCGAAGTCGATCCCGCCGCAGGTGCTGGCCGACGCGCTGCTGCACTACCGCCCGGACGACGCCGACCACCTGGTGATCCACACGTTGCGGCTGCCGCGGACCGCGGTCGGGCTGCTGGTCGGCGCCGCGCTCGGCGTGGCCGGCGCGGTCATGCAGGGCCTGACCCGCAACGCGCTCGCCGACCCGGGCCTGCTCGGCATCAACGCGGGCGCGGCGCTGCTGCTGGTCATCGGGATCAGTGTCTTCGGCATCACCGGCCTGACCGGGTACGTGTGGTTCGGCTTCGCCGGCGCCGCGATCACCGCACTGATCGTCTACGGCATCGGCGCGCTCGGCCGGGACCGGGCCACGCCGGTCAAGCTCGCGCTCTCCGGCGCCGCGGTCAGCGCGGCGCTCGCCTCGGTCACCACCGCGATCGTGCTCACCGACTCGGACGCGTTCGACCGCATGCGGCTCTGGCAGGTCGGCTCGCTCGCCGGCCGGGACGCCGCGCTGGCCGGCCAGGCACTGCCGTTCCTGATCGTGGGCGCGATCGTCGCGATCCCGTGCGGGCGGCTGCTCAACGCGCTCGCGCTCGGCGACGACGTGGCACGCGCGCTCGGCCAGCGGATCGGCGCGGCGCGTGCGATCGGCGCGCTGTGCGTGGTGGTGCTGTGCGGGACCGCGACCGCGCTGGCCGGGCCGGTCGCGTTCGTCGGCCTGACCGTGCCGCACGTCGCGCGCATGCTGACCGGGCCGGACTACCGGTGGATCCTGCCCTACTCGGCCGTGCTCGCGCCCACGCTGCTGCTGGCCGCGGACGTGCTCGGCCGGGTCGTCGCGCGCCCGGGCGAGATCCAGGTCGGCATCGTCACCGCCGTGATCGGCGCGCCGGTCTTCGTCGCGCTCGTCCGCCGTCGCGACCTGGCGGAGCTATGA
- a CDS encoding FecCD family ABC transporter permease: MTTALRQTRAEITRVRRSGSIRTVVVSSVLAAVAAVLFCLALSTGAFQIPIAGVLDTLLGQGTRRDTFVIMDVRLPRVLVALLAGAAFGLSGALFQSLVHNPLASPDVIGVTMGASAAAVTCTVVLGVVGAAVSAGAFAGALATAALIYLLAWRRGVSGYRLVLVGIGVGAVLSSIVSYLMSRADVTSAQQALVWLTGSLNARSYEHVWPLLTGVAVLLPAALLLARGLRVLGFGDETARGLGARVETLRLSILVTGVALAAFATAAAGPVPFVAFVAGPIARRLVGERTLALIPAALVGAVVMVASDLVAQRLLGDRALPVGVVTGAVGAPFLLWQLASANREGRGG; the protein is encoded by the coding sequence ATGACGACCGCACTGCGACAGACCAGAGCCGAGATCACCAGGGTACGGAGAAGCGGCTCCATCCGTACCGTGGTGGTGTCCTCGGTCCTGGCGGCCGTGGCCGCGGTTCTGTTCTGTCTCGCGCTGTCCACGGGCGCGTTCCAGATCCCGATCGCCGGCGTGCTCGACACGCTGCTGGGGCAGGGCACCCGGCGGGACACGTTCGTCATCATGGACGTGCGCCTGCCGCGCGTGCTGGTGGCGCTGCTCGCCGGGGCCGCGTTCGGGCTGTCCGGCGCGCTCTTCCAGAGCCTGGTGCACAATCCGCTGGCCAGCCCGGACGTCATCGGCGTCACGATGGGCGCCAGCGCCGCCGCGGTCACCTGCACGGTGGTCCTCGGCGTGGTCGGCGCCGCGGTCTCGGCCGGTGCCTTTGCCGGGGCACTGGCCACCGCGGCGCTGATCTACCTGCTGGCCTGGCGGCGCGGCGTCAGCGGTTACCGGCTCGTGCTGGTCGGCATCGGCGTCGGCGCGGTGCTCAGCAGCATCGTCTCCTACCTGATGTCGCGCGCGGACGTGACCAGCGCGCAGCAGGCCCTGGTGTGGCTCACCGGAAGCCTGAACGCCCGCTCCTACGAGCACGTCTGGCCGCTGCTGACCGGCGTCGCGGTGCTGCTGCCGGCCGCGCTGCTGCTGGCGCGCGGCCTGCGGGTGCTCGGCTTCGGCGACGAGACCGCCCGCGGGCTCGGCGCGCGGGTGGAGACGCTGCGACTGTCCATCCTGGTCACCGGCGTGGCGCTGGCCGCGTTCGCGACCGCGGCGGCCGGGCCGGTCCCGTTCGTGGCGTTCGTGGCCGGCCCGATCGCGCGCCGGCTGGTCGGCGAGCGCACGCTCGCACTGATCCCGGCCGCGCTGGTGGGCGCGGTCGTCATGGTCGCGTCCGACCTGGTCGCGCAGCGCCTGCTCGGCGACCGCGCACTGCCGGTCGGCGTGGTCACCGGCGCGGTCGGCGCGCCGTTCCTGCTCTGGCAGCTGGCCAGCGCGAACCGGGAGGGCCGGGGTGGCTGA
- a CDS encoding ABC transporter ATP-binding protein, protein MAEGLHAHEVTLGYGDRAVVRRLSVRVPPGKITVIVGPNACGKSTLLRGLARLLNPSHGQVVLDGRDVHRMSTRAVALRLGILPQQPVAPDGMRVADLVGRGRYPHHGFFDRWSDADDDAVAAALLATGTAELAGRSVDELSGGQRQRVWIAMALAQRTGILLLDEPTTFLDVTHQIEVLDLLTDLNRRDGVTLVLVLHDLNLAARYAHHLIVMKGGDLVAEGAPADVITESTVAEVFGLANRVVPDPVSGTPMVVPIGRYHGGLPPIETPHAPLSAERG, encoded by the coding sequence GTGGCTGAAGGTCTGCACGCCCACGAGGTGACGCTCGGCTACGGCGACCGCGCGGTCGTCCGGCGGCTGTCCGTGCGCGTCCCGCCGGGGAAGATCACCGTCATCGTGGGCCCGAACGCGTGCGGCAAGTCCACGCTGCTGCGCGGCCTGGCCCGGCTGCTGAACCCGTCCCACGGACAGGTCGTGCTGGACGGCCGGGACGTGCACCGGATGTCCACCCGCGCGGTCGCGCTGCGCCTCGGGATCCTGCCGCAGCAGCCGGTCGCGCCGGACGGCATGCGCGTCGCCGACCTGGTCGGGCGCGGACGCTACCCGCACCACGGCTTCTTCGACCGGTGGAGCGACGCCGACGACGACGCGGTCGCGGCCGCGCTGCTGGCCACCGGCACGGCCGAGCTGGCCGGCCGCTCCGTCGACGAGCTCTCCGGCGGGCAGCGGCAGCGGGTCTGGATCGCGATGGCGCTCGCCCAGCGCACCGGCATCCTGCTGCTGGACGAGCCGACCACGTTCCTGGACGTGACCCACCAGATCGAGGTGCTCGACCTGCTCACCGACCTGAACCGCCGGGACGGCGTGACGCTCGTGCTGGTCCTGCACGACCTCAACCTCGCCGCACGGTACGCGCACCACCTGATCGTCATGAAGGGCGGCGACCTGGTCGCGGAGGGCGCACCGGCGGACGTGATCACCGAGAGCACGGTCGCCGAGGTCTTCGGCCTGGCCAACCGCGTCGTGCCCGACCCGGTCTCCGGCACACCGATGGTCGTGCCGATCGGCCGCTATCACGGCGGCCTGCCCCCGATAGAGACACCGCACGCGCCGTTGAGCGCGGAGAGAGGTTGA